Genomic window (Haladaptatus caseinilyticus):
TGTCCGAGCACCGGACTCGCCTCGTGGATTACGTAGCTATCGCCGGATTCCTCGAGGACGCCGAGATTTGTAAGCCGATCGACGTGCATCCACATCGATTTTCTGGATTCACCGACGAGTTCGTGAAGCGTGTCTTGTGTGAGTTCGTCGTTCGAGTCGGTCGAGAGAAGCGCATCTAACATCAACCGAACTACCTCCGGACTGGCAATGTCGCGGAAGCCATCTTCGGCACCGTGTTCGTCGGCAGTGACGCGCAGTCGCTCGGCCGTCTGTGCGACAACGCTCTGGTTGTTTGGACGATACGCCCCGTCTACTTCCCGAAAGACAGCGAGTTCGACGAGGTCATCCAACCGTCGCTCGACATGGTCTGTACTCTGGTCGAGTTCGTGCGCGAGTTCGTCAGCCTTCCACTCGCCACCTGTTGCGGCAGCGAGGCGAACGAGTTCGCGGGTGGCGTCGTCGCGCGTCAAAAAGAGCCAGCCGGAAGGGTAAGCCAGTCTTGCCGCTCGAATTCCTTCTTCGTCTGCGAGCGCCCACATCTCGTCTTCGTTGTGGGCAGTGCGGAGTGTCCAATCGCGGGCATCTGCGTGGAGCGCCATTAGTTTGCATCTGTGCGTAATGGTATTTAATACTGTACCCTGGTTTTCTATCAGGTTGGAGTCGATTCACACGAAACTGACCACGTGATGTCCGAGAGAGCGGAAAGCCGACGATATATTGCACGGAGCCCCTCCGAGCGCGTGTCAGGAAGAACGTGTAATTCCACGGACTCGTACCGAACGACGACGCGAAACGTCGTATCTCGGTTGTGATCATGAACCAGATACATCGGGACGGGAAGATCGAACCAATCGCCGTAGGTGTACGGTTCGTCGTCCAACACGTTCCGCACGAGCGTCGTCAGCTGCTTCTCGGAGCACTCGGTCCCGGGCGACAGGCGAAAGATCGTCTCCCCTTCGTAGCTGACACCGCCACCGCGCGGATATCGGCGGCGTGGCCGGTGTGGAATCGAAAACGATGGGGACGTATCGTCTGCCATCCTCCCTCAATATGCCGTCATCCGTTAAATAGTTCAGCCACGGGAGCGAACAAAAATGGCGCTCCCGGAGACACAGATCACCGCTACGACGTGACCGATGAGGGCGACAACGAGCAGGTCGTATCCCCAGACGAATGGAACGAGGACAAGTTGTATGACCGCGAATCCGATAACGATCGAATCGACCTGCCGAAGTTGGGTTCGCGTCGAATCATCCGGTTGGTGACGAACCGCCACCCAGAATCCCGTAACACTGGACCACCACGCAGTACCGATTCGGTAGCAAACGTCCCAGAGGACGAGAAGGGTGAGAAACACGGCCGGAATCGGCGGTCGGGTACCGAGAAGCGATTCGAGCAGTGGTGTCCCACCCTGTCGAGGATTGTAAACGAACAGATACGTAATAAGTCCGATGTAGGAAAACAGACCGAGAACGACCTCGATACTCGACCCAAACAGGAGTTTCCTATAAGCAGATGGTGTCGTCAGTTTTCGAATCCGTCGGGAGATCGTGAGCATCACGGCGCTTCCTGCAGTTGCGACGACCACCGCGGCCGTTCCTGCAGGAACGGCGTTCCAGAGGTCATAGCGCCACGCGAAGATAACGAGCAGGCCTTCGAAAAGAGCGAGCTGAACCGTCAGCGCGAACCAGTCGGGAAACGTAACACCCGGAACCGCATCGACGATGCTCTCGTAGGTCCACTGATACGGGCCGCGATTCATATCGCTCATGCGACTGCCTGCGTAACTGCCTCTTCGAACGGTGTCAATTCGACCGGTACGAGGGACCGAATTCGGTCGTCTTCGACCACCGTCCGCGTCTTCAGACCGAGAATAAGTGGATGCGCAACCTCCTTTGGCACGTCGGTGACGAGATCAACCCAGTAGGCCGATAGTTTCGGTGTCAGCACCGGGACGGGAATCATCGTCGCGCGTTTGTCGAGGATTTCTCCCGTGTTGAGCACCATTTCACCATACGTTAACACGTCCGGACCTCCGATTTCGAACGTCTCGCCCGCCGTCTCAGGGGTGTCGAGAACGCCGACGAGGTACGCGACGACATCGTCGATGGCGATGGGTTGGCAGTTCGTTCGAACCCACCGTGGCGTGATCATCAACGGAAGACGCTCCGCTAACTGTTGGACGATGCGAAAGCTCACGCTACCGTCCCCGATGATGATGGCGGCTCGAAGAACAGTGAGGTCGAACGCTCCGTTCGAGAGGATGTGTTCGACTTCGCGACGTGATTTGAGGTGGTCGGACAGAGTTGCTCGCTCTCCACCAAGACCACTGAGATAGACGACGCGCGAAACGTCCGTTCCGCGTGTCGCATCGACGAAGTTTCGTGCCGCAGTTCGGTCCTGTTCCATGAAATCACCGTCTTCGCCCATCGAATGAACCAGATAGTACGCGGCATCCACGCCGTCGAAAACGCCGCGA
Coding sequences:
- a CDS encoding DUF7530 family protein, encoding MSDMNRGPYQWTYESIVDAVPGVTFPDWFALTVQLALFEGLLVIFAWRYDLWNAVPAGTAAVVVATAGSAVMLTISRRIRKLTTPSAYRKLLFGSSIEVVLGLFSYIGLITYLFVYNPRQGGTPLLESLLGTRPPIPAVFLTLLVLWDVCYRIGTAWWSSVTGFWVAVRHQPDDSTRTQLRQVDSIVIGFAVIQLVLVPFVWGYDLLVVALIGHVVAVICVSGSAIFVRSRG
- a CDS encoding NAD(P)H-binding protein, which translates into the protein MTVLVAGATGFVGRHLVPELVTHDEDVVALVRDASSYDPPDGVSVVEADLNDRASLRGVFDGVDAAYYLVHSMGEDGDFMEQDRTAARNFVDATRGTDVSRVVYLSGLGGERATLSDHLKSRREVEHILSNGAFDLTVLRAAIIIGDGSVSFRIVQQLAERLPLMITPRWVRTNCQPIAIDDVVAYLVGVLDTPETAGETFEIGGPDVLTYGEMVLNTGEILDKRATMIPVPVLTPKLSAYWVDLVTDVPKEVAHPLILGLKTRTVVEDDRIRSLVPVELTPFEEAVTQAVA